CATGTTGCGGTTGGCCGTGGCCCAGAGCACGGTGCCGGAGGACCCGGCGGACGTCGACCAGCTGCGTGCGGCAGGACGGGAGATCCGGGCGCTGATGCGGGAGGCCGCCGAGGCGGGGGCGCGGTTGGTGCTAGTTCCCCGAGGGCGCGCTCGTCTACCCGGGCAAGCACGTGGTCGCCGAGCGGCCGGACGGGTCCATGAGGTCGGCCGACTGGAGCCGCGCCGGTGGGCTGTCCTGCGGGAGGAAGCGGTCGCCGTCGCCGCCCTGGCCGGTGAGCTCGCCCTGTGGACGGTGTTCGGCTCCCTCCACCCGCTCACCGCACCGAACCGGCCCCACAACGACCTCTACGTCGTCTCCGACCAGGGCCGCCTGGTCGCCCGGTACGACAAGCGGTTCCTGTCGAACACCGAGCTGTCCTACCTCTACACCCGGGCACCAACCCGCTGACCTTCGACATCGACGGCATCCGCTTCGGCGCCGCCCTTTGCACGCGGGTGTGCCCTCACCAAGCCCAACGCCCGTGCCATCGGCCGGGCCGCCACCCAGCTGTGCCCCGGCACTCGATGAGTCCAGCCGAAGGGCCGAGGCGTGCCGCGGTCTGGGCCCGCACCGGACCTGGGCGGGACGTCGCGGGTGCGTCGACAACACTGAAGCTTCGCCATCTTCGAACGTGCTGGTCAGCGGGGCTGGCGTGACGGGCTGCTGGCGTACTCGTGCTGGTGGTGGGCGGCAGTCTGGCGTGTAGATCGTTGGCAGGGGGGTCTTTGCGGGGCTCTGTCCCTGTCCGTGTGGCTCCTATTCTCCGGCAGAACATGCCGGGGGTGGCGCCCGAGGCTGTCGGACCGGGCTTGTCGGTCCGACAGCAGCCGATGTCAGGCCAGTGCGGCTCCGCCGTCGAGGGTGAGCACCGTGCCGGTCGCATAGCCGTTGCTCAGGAGGTAGAGGTAGGCCGCCGCAGCCTCCTCGGGGCTGCCGACGCGCTGCACGGGAAGGCCGCTGCCTTGCGCTTGGAGGAAGGCCTCCGGCTCGGGCACGGTGCTGTCCCAAAGCTCGGTGCGGATCGCGCCGAGGCGGACCGCGTTGACCCGCAGCGGGGCGAGTTCCAGGGCCAGGGCCAGCGTCAGACCCTCGACGGCCGCTGTGATGCTTGCACCGAGCGAGGCTCCGGGGACGGGCCGGGTGGCGAAGGCGCCGGAGGTGAAGGTGATCGAGCCGCCGGGACGGAGCTTCGGCGTCGCGTACTTCGCGGCGAGCAGGGCGCCCCAGAAGCGGCGCTCGAAGAACGCTCGGGACCCCTCGGCGGTGAGGTCGGCGAGCGGCTTCAGCAGCAGGGACTCGCCCGCCGTGTAGACGAGGTGGTCGAACTCACCGATCCGGTCGAAGAAGGCGGCGAGCGCGGCATCGTCGGCGACGTCCAGCAGGATGCCTTCGGCCGGGCCGCCGAGCTTCTTCACCGCCAGGTCGACCCGGCCCTGGCTGCTGGAGGCGACGACCACGTTCGAGCCCTGAGTCGCCGCGGCCTGCGCAACGGCGAATCCGATGCCGGAGGTACCACCTATGACGACGATGCGCTGGGTGAATGCTGTGTTGTTCATGACGAGGACGCTACGTGTCACAACCGAGACAACGAATGGCCTTGGGTCTCGATTCACTGTCCGATCGTCTCGATCGCAGCACGGTACGGTGAGTTCATGGACATACTCAGCGACACGCTCGCGGCCCTGCGCACCGGGCGTCCGTCTGTTGTCCGTACCGACGCGCAGGCGCCGTGGGGTGTGCGCTTCCAGCCCATCGCAGGAGCCGGATTCCACGTCGTCGTCGAAGGACACTGCATTCTCCTGCCGGTCACCGGTGATCCGATCGCCCTGGGCCCCGGCGACGTCGTGTTCCTGCGGCGCGGCACCGATCACGCCATCTGTGACGCGGTCACCAGCGAGCTCGTCGCCTTCGAACCCAACCGCGTCGACACCTCCTCGCCGCTCGGGTGTTTCACCGTTGAAGGCGACGGCGCTCGCAGCGTGCTGGTGTGCGGGACCTACCACCTCGACATCGACCGGCCGCATCCGCTGCTCGGCGACCTCCCGGAGGTCATCCACCTCCCGGCCAGCCCCGGTCGCCGTCCGGCGCTGCGCTCGGCGGTCGACCAGCTCTGCGCCGAGATCCACCAGCCGCAGCCGGGTTCGGACTCCGTGGTCACGGCGCTCGTCGATCTGCTGCTTCTCTACATCCTGCGGTCCTGGTACGCCGAGTTGCCCAGGGAGCAGACGCAGGGCTGGGCCTCGGCGCTGAACGACCCGTTGATCGCCCCGGCGCTGAAGGCGATCCATGACGACCCGGCGTATCCGTGGACCGTCGAATCGCTGGGGAGCCGGGCCGGGCTGTCGCGTGCCGCGTTCGCCCGGCGGTTCACCACGGTGGTCGGCGAGCCGCCGCTCAGCTACCTGACGACATGGCGGATGGCCATCGCGGCGCGGATGCTGCGCGAGACGGTCGACTCGCTGAGCGCCGTGGCCGAGAACGCCGGCTACACCTCGGAATTCGCGTTCGCGAAGGCCTTCAAGCGGCACTTCGGCGCCCCGCCCGGGGCATACCGGCGGGAGCGGCGGACGGCGTCGGCTTCGCTGTCGGTGCCGGTTTGATTCTTGGGCGGGAGTCTGGGTTCTTGATCGTTCGTCAGCGTGTCGTCAGCGGTTGACTTCGAGGTTGGTCAGGACGAGCAGGGCGCGCAGGAGGGCGGTGGCGCGGGCAGGGTCGGTGCGGAGCTTGGTGAGGGTCCGCCAGGCCTTCAGGTTCGCGAAGGCGTGTTCGACCGGGGCGCGGGCGGCGGCCAGGATCTGGTTGGCCTGCTTGTGGCCGGCAGTGAGCTTGCGGGCCCGGGTGGCCTTGTAGCCGGTGACGATGACCTGGTCGTCGGGGTTCTTTGGCTTGTCGACGCCGATGAAGCCGAGGTCGGCGAGCGCGCCGAGGCCTGCTGCCTTGAGGTGTTCGACGATCTTGTCGCGGCGGGCGGCGGTGGCGTCGTGGGTGCGGCCGGGGCGGGCGGCGGAGATCCAGACCAGCTTGCCTCGTTCGTCGGTCAGGGCGAGGAAGTGCAGGCCGTGACGGTGGTGCTTGATGCCCCTATGTTCGTCAAGCCGCAGTCGTGAGGGTTGATGGATCATCAGGGCACTCGTGGCTCATGATCATATCGGCGCGTATCAGCGCGTAGACCTCGCGGGCCACGTAGCGCTTCAGGCAGCGCATTAT
The sequence above is drawn from the Kitasatospora sp. NBC_00315 genome and encodes:
- a CDS encoding SDR family oxidoreductase; this encodes MNNTAFTQRIVVIGGTSGIGFAVAQAAATQGSNVVVASSSQGRVDLAVKKLGGPAEGILLDVADDAALAAFFDRIGEFDHLVYTAGESLLLKPLADLTAEGSRAFFERRFWGALLAAKYATPKLRPGGSITFTSGAFATRPVPGASLGASITAAVEGLTLALALELAPLRVNAVRLGAIRTELWDSTVPEPEAFLQAQGSGLPVQRVGSPEEAAAAYLYLLSNGYATGTVLTLDGGAALA
- a CDS encoding AraC family transcriptional regulator gives rise to the protein MDILSDTLAALRTGRPSVVRTDAQAPWGVRFQPIAGAGFHVVVEGHCILLPVTGDPIALGPGDVVFLRRGTDHAICDAVTSELVAFEPNRVDTSSPLGCFTVEGDGARSVLVCGTYHLDIDRPHPLLGDLPEVIHLPASPGRRPALRSAVDQLCAEIHQPQPGSDSVVTALVDLLLLYILRSWYAELPREQTQGWASALNDPLIAPALKAIHDDPAYPWTVESLGSRAGLSRAAFARRFTTVVGEPPLSYLTTWRMAIAARMLRETVDSLSAVAENAGYTSEFAFAKAFKRHFGAPPGAYRRERRTASASLSVPV
- a CDS encoding transposase family protein, translating into MIHQPSRLRLDEHRGIKHHRHGLHFLALTDERGKLVWISAARPGRTHDATAARRDKIVEHLKAAGLGALADLGFIGVDKPKNPDDQVIVTGYKATRARKLTAGHKQANQILAAARAPVEHAFANLKAWRTLTKLRTDPARATALLRALLVLTNLEVNR